GGCATCGGGTTTTTCCTTTTCGATCAAGCTGGCGATATCTTTCATATTCTGATCGGCATCATTGACGGTATCCAAAATAAGCTCGGGCCTAATCGGTATTCCCGCCTCCCGCAAAGCTTTTTCGTACCCGTCTTTACGCACCTTACCAATCGAAACATGAGGATTGATGGCGAGGTAAGCAATCCGTTTACAGGCATTATCAATCAAGTGCTTCGTAGCCTGGTAAGCCGAATCAAAGTCATTCCCCGTAATATATCCCCCCTTCCAATCGTCGTATGCACGGTCAAAGAACATGACCGGTATTCCCCTTTCCGCCAACAGCTGCAAATGCGAATGGTCTTTTCCCTCACCCGAAGCCGAAATGATCACGCCATCCACTCGTCCATTAGCCAGCGAGCGCACGATGGAAGCTTCATTTTGTACCTGATGATCCGTCACGTAAATCAAGGTATGATAGCCCTTAGAGCGTGCCACTGCCTCGATTCCTTTGATGGCCTGCGAGAAAAATTTATTACCAAATTCGGGAATAATAATCGCAATCGTCAGACTTTTATTCGCTTTCAGACTACTCGCATAGACATTCGGCGAAAAACCGATTTCTTCGGCCATGGCCAAAATACGGGCTTTTGTCGCCGGATTAATATCCTCGTTATCCCGAAATGCACGGGAAACGGTCGATTTTGACAAGCCGAGTTTTTTGGCCAGATCTACTATTGTTAATTGCGACATATCAAGATTCCCTTTGCTGTTCGAATGTAATAATTGTTGGATACAAATAAAGCAATTATCTATCCAGAATAGCAAATTTTCTTTTTGTCCTCTTTATTTTAAATACAAGTCTACATTGTTGGAGAAATATTGATCTATAAACAAAACAGGCTTAGCACATATGCTAAGCCTGTTTTTATCAGTAGTCGACCATTTTCTTGATTAGAACTTTCTAAAATCCCATTCTCCGCGATAAGGGCGGCTACGCATGAGGTTAGCATAATCATTGTCGAACTGTTCCTTTTGTGGATTCCATTTTAAATCCTTTTGAAGTTCATACGCTATGTTAATGGCATTGCAAACAGAGCTCGTTCGATGGCCTATTTCAACATCACAGATCGGCTTATTTCTTTTTTTGATCGCGTCTACCCAATCCTGATAGTGGTTATCACTGTAATACAGGCGACGATCTGTGGAGCTCAATTTAAGATTGGCCAAATTCTCGGGATTCGAACGGATAAATTCGCGGCTTACCTCAATCTTACCTTTTTCACCAATAAATTGAATCGCATTATGTACGCCCCATTGCACATGGTTTACCCGAACTCCATTGGCATAGTTAAAGGAAAGCCCGCTATTGCTATTTGCTGCTTTAGGTGGATTGAATTGCACCGGGCCAGATTCGTCCATGCCCAATGCCCATTGCACAATATCAAACATATGTGCTCCCCAATCGGTAATATAACCACCACCGAAATCACGGTAACCACGCCACCAAGCCCATTTATCATCCTCAAGCGGTGGGCTTAAAATCGGGTTATAACCGCGGTAAGGTGAAGGTCCTACCCACATATCCCAATCCAAATAATCCGGTGCTGGCATAGCTGGTAGGTCGCATTGTTTGACCGGTTCGCCCACAGACACATTAATTTCTTTTATTTTGCCGATATAGCCATTGAGAACCAGTTCTGCGGCTTGTCTAAAATTATAGGAAGAACGCTGCATGCTACCTGTCTGAAAGACACGTTTATATTTGCGGGTTGCATCAACCATTGCTCTCCCCTCGGCAATGGTAAGCGCCAGGGGTTTCTCACAATAAATATCTTTGCCGGCTTTAGCTGCATCAACAGCAACCTGCGCATGCCAGTGATCTGGTGTTGCAATAACAACAGCATCAATATCTTTCCGATCCAATAGTTCGCGATAATGGTGGTAGGCCTTGATCTCAGTCTGTGCTTTTGACAATTCCGTTTGCTTTTTCGCTGTCGCAGCAATAAATGCGGCCAACTTGTTACGGTCCACATCGCAGGCCGCCAGACTTGCGATTTCCTTGCAGCGATTGAGCCCGTTCATCAAAGTGTAGGATTGTTTTCCGACACCGATAAATCCAAGATTGATACGATCACTTGGTGCAAGAAATCCATTTCCGCCTAACACAACGCGCGGGACAATTGTGAAAGCCAAAGAGGATACAATCCCCTTGGCTATAAATTCTCTTCTTTTCATTTTTTACTGATAGTTTATTTTTCTGCTCGTCTTTATAGACACTTATTCGGTCCTCGGCGGCAAAATGGTTTATGTATGGATGATTTGTCTAGGCTTTCTCAAAAATAGTTTATTCTTGAACCGGAACCAGTGTAATTGACGCAATCTCAGGTAATGCATCGCCATCAATTGCCGTAGCCTGCAGCAGCACTTTTGTACTTGGCTCTCCGATCACTTGCTGTGATACTTCTAATGTTCCCATGACCGCTTCCTTAAATGCAGTTCCATTTTCATTTATAAAGGCGAAAGGAATCTTTTGTCCAAGAGCGGTTAGCAAAATTTTGCCCTGATGTTTAGGATTAGGTAGATAATTGATGAGTACTCGGTATTTACCCGGTTTCTGAATTTTAATATCCCAAATTACTTGATCGGCAAGATCCTTCCATTGACCTATGGCATTCGGGCGATTTGGATCATGGGTATGTGCGCCAATAATTTTCAGTCCCTTTCCTTCCTGCAGTTTCGCATTATTTGCGTTCATCACGATGCGACCATCCGCCTGTGTTTGTGTCAGGCTTTCCTCAACAATTGGTTTTCCTTGGATCTCCACCACGATAACCTTAGGTCCTTTGTTGTTGTCAAAGACATCAACAGGAATTGCTGGTCTACCATTTTCCAGCGTAGATTTTAACTTCATTTTCGGTGAAGCCAGGGCATAGACAGCCGTCACTTTATTTTTGATTGGTAGATTTATTTTCCCATCGGCTGGACGGTCAAAAACATGCAGATAGAGCTTCCCATTTTTTTGCGTACAATAACCCCAATCCAACGCTTGGAAAGGGCTCGCCGTAGTCCCGTAAATAGATTCGCTATTGATCTTCATCCAGTCCCCGATCTGCTCCATAATACGCACCGCAGGTTCAGGAATGCCGCCATCACCATCGGGTCCAACATTTAACAGGAAATTGCCGCCCTTACTTACTGTTTCCACAAATAATTGCATGATCTTGGGGAAGCTTTTCCAATTTTGATCATGGGCGCTATAACCGTAACTTTCATTCATGGTATGGCTTACCTCCCAATACATACCAGGCAAGCCTGTTGGTGGAATATATTTTTCAGGCGTTCCAATATCACCGTTTTTATTTTCGAGTCCATTCCAAAATCGATTATTGATAATAATGTTGGGTTGCCATTTGATCAGGTCTGTTAAAATATGTTTGGTTCCCCAGGCTTCACCTTCGTGCTGTTTGCTACTGAAATCGGGCCACAGCATATCCAATCGCCCGTAATTTTGGGCAAGTTCCTTAATTTGGCCATAGAGATAGGCTTTATACTGTTCATGATCAGGTTGATGATTATCTACATTCGGGTTTAACTGAAAAGCCTCATAGGAATCGGGATGCTGCCAATCCAGCAGCGAATAATAGGCACCTACTTTCATTCCCTCTTGGCGGAAAGCTTCCATAATTTCGCGGTAAAGATCTCTCCCTTTTGGCGATAAATTTGCCGTACCTGTTACATCGTTTTTAACCGCGTAAGGCTGTTGACTATTGAATAAGCTAAAGCCTTCGTGGTGTCGAGAGGTCAGCACCATATACTTCATTCCCGTTTTTTTTGCAAGGTGAGCCCAGGATTTTGGATCGAAAGAACGCAATGTAAATTTTGGTTTCAGCACTTCAGCATACTGCTTACTGGGAATTTTCCCCCAAGTTTGTATCCATTCTGCATAATGCTGTGGGTATTTTTTTCCTTCAAAAGAACCTCCCGCTGCACTATACAATCCCCAATGGATAAATAACCCAAAACGAGCTTCTTTAAACCATTCCATGCGTTTATCTTGTGTCTCCTGCCAGCCAGCTACGCCTTCATAGGGTAATGATTTGGTCTGTGAATTAGCAACATCGGTCATGCATAGCAACATTCCCACTGCTGCTGCACACTTCCACTTTAAAAAATTGATTTTCATCGTAATATAGTTTTATACATAAAAGTTCATGGATTATAATCATTAAACAGTGGGCATCAGAAACCCAAGTTGTTTATTTCCTCCTGCATGGTATCATAAGTCTTTCGCGCATCCTCCAATGGAATTCCTTTTGATAGTCCGGGTCGTTTATGGCCTGTAAAAGTCAACCATGTGTCTTTCATGATCGTCTGTCTTTTCAAAACAAGGGTATATAACTGGCGAAGTTTTGGTTTATCGCGCAAATTATCATCCCATGTGCTTTCGATCGGGAAATTAGGCATCAGGTGTTTAACAATTTCCCTTGTTATGAGCCAGTGGCCCAACTCGCCAGGATGAACACCATCTGCCGCTAGCCTAAACTGAGGATCTTTCTTGATGCCGGTCTCCAAATATCGACGCATGGGGAAATGGAGGTCAATGATTTCCCAGGATTGCTTTTTGGCATAGCTGAAAAGCCATTGGGCATAGCGATCCAATACGGTATTATACCCATTGAGCCGAAGCTGTGGATCATCATGCACCGGTGGAGTCATCCATATGATACGTTTGACACCTTGATCTGCAAGTCGTTTTTGCAGGTGTATAATTCCGTTTTTATAGGCTTCAAAACGAGCCCGAATCAAATGGTAGGTAAATACCGTCATTCATGCCATAACAGACGAAGACAACCTCAGGATTGATTTTATCGAGTACATTATCCAAACGGTCAAATAGACAAGGTCGCGGAAACTTTCCATCGGCGTGATTCGGCTCACTAAGTCCAGATACGGTCTCACTTGGTAGCCCCGAGTTTATAAACTGGGGTTTCTTTTTCGGATGACTGCTCAGGAACAAACTTTCGGTCATGGCGACATATTGCCCGGCATAGGTAATGCTATTTCCCAGAAAAAGAATTTTCTGTCCTTCGTTCCAGGCAAACTGATTTACCTGTTTTTGCCCAACAGCTTGTATATACCATAAACTTAAGCAGAAGAGCAGCGACAAAGCACGCATTTTTTTTGTAGTTAATAATTGATTCAACATCGTTATAATTGATACAGTCAATATTCGAATTAGCCTAGTTTTATTTTTAGCGCATAGCCCAAGCTGTTGTTTTCTATCTTCTTGGGTAATTTCAATTGCAATCCATGGTCATCCTGCTGGAAATCAACCTGACCAAACCCTAAGATTTCCACTGATTTTACTTTAGCCTTACTTTGGTTCAGGGACTTTACATTGACGATTCCACCCTTAGGTACTACAAGAGCCATTGCATATACAAAATCATTCTTTTGGGTAAACCAAAAATCCGAAGCGGTAAAAGATGCCTTAAATCCTTCTCTCTCCCGTTGTTCGGTATCCGTTATCCGAATTGCTGTAGGCCCCTCATGTGCAGTGGTCCATGGGGATGTTCCATAAATCGCTTCACCATTGAGTCGCAACCATTTCCCTAATATAGCAAGATTTTTCTTTACCGGCGCAGGGACATTCCCCTGCGCATCGGGCCCAATATTGAGCATATAGTTACCACCTTTACTGACAATTTCCAAAAGCCAATAGCGCAATTCGTCTACATTTTTCCAATCATGGTCGTAGGATTTATAGCCCCAGGAATGATTGAATGTCCCGATAGCTTCCCAAGGTTGGTTAAAATGTTCCGAAGGATCTGGAATCCGATTATCTCCTGGAATGGCATAATCGCCCATGCCATTGCCAATGCGTTCGGAGACAATAACATGTGGATTGCAATCATAAACGGTTTTATAGAACCGAAAGCTTTGTTCTGCAGTCATCAGTCCCGGCATATCAAACCAGATATATTTCAGCTGTTTGAACCGCGTCAAAATTTCCTTTACCTGAGGAATTGCTTTTTCGTTGAGATACGAAGCAAAGGAATTTTTACTGGGATCCCAAAGATTGGCACCAAAAGCATCGGTTTTGGTATGGGCAAGATCATGCTGTGCCTTCGTTACCTTATATTGCGCGTCGCTACCATCCCTCCAATCGATATTCTGTGAATAATAGACACCAAAATCGAGTTTATGCCGAAGACAGGCATCATACAGTTCCTGAATGATATCGCGTTTAAAGGGCGTAGCCTGTATGCTATTGAATGAACTGACCTTTGAACCATATAGCGCAAATCCATCGTGATGTTTACTTGTCACAACAAGATATTTCATCCCGGCATCCTTGGCCATTTTAACAATGTTATCGGCATCAAAAGATTGAGGCGAAAATTGGTTTGCTAATTTGGCATAGGTTGACCGTGGAATTTTTGCGACCAATTGAATCCATTCGGCGACACTAGGACTTCCTAGATCTTCTATTCTCTGTCCGTTCCATATACCTGCAGGGATTGCATACAGTCCCCAATGGATAAACAGGCCAAATTTTTGTTGTTGAAAATCTTTGAGTGCCTGTTCCTTCTGTCTATTCATATCCTGCCATTCCTTCATCAGCTGTGCAAGTCGATGTCTTCGCTTATTCCATCGCGTCAAGGCTTCTAAATAATAATAGTCTGCATACACCAAAGGCACATCAATTTCTCCTTTATGTGGAATACTGCCCACACTATGTTTTAAAATAAACAGACCATTTCCTCCAACTTCACTAGCGTACTTTGGCGAGCCCAATGATCGCAAAATCTTTTCAGCCAGATCCAAATAATCCTGCTGTTGTCCCGGCTCCATATATTCAACCAGTTCCAAAAGTGCCGATGCCGTGACAGCAGCAGCGGATGCATCACGCGGAACAGTGCTAAAATCTTCTTTTCGGTAGTCCCAGTTTGGAACAAATCCCGCTTGATCGACATCAAAGTCCCACAAGGGAACCCCATCTACAGGCAAGCGCGGGTGCCGTGCATAAAAGTCTGCCATTTTTAGTGCAGCCTGTAAAAACTTAGGATCCTTCGTTTCGCGGTACATCACAACAAATCCATACAGTCCCCAAGCTTGCCCTCTAGCCCAAGCGGAATTGTCCGAAAAACCCTGTGCAGTCTCCCTGCTCAATACAGCACCTGTTTTGGGGTCATAGGTAACCACATGGTAAGAACTGTAATCTGATCGGTATTGATTTTTTAACGTTGTTTCTGCATGTCGAATAGCGGCATTCCGATAGACAGAATCACCGGATAATCTGGAAGCCAAAAAAAGAAGCTCCAAATTCATCATATTGTCGATAATGACAGGGAGTTCATATGTATGCTTACCGTCCCAAGAGGAAAATGTATCCCAAGACTTGATCGCTCCAACCTTTGCATTGAAACGGGTCAATAAAGATTTGGCACTCTGGATCAAGATCGATTTGAAAGCCGTATCACCAGTCAATCGATAAGCATTGCCATAACTGCAATTCATGACAAAACCAATATCATGGTGATGTGTATTAAATTGATTTTGACGTAAGGAATTCGTCCATTTTAACGCAGCGTCACGCCATTGATCATCCCCCGTGTACTCAAAAACATACCAAAGACAGCCTGGCCAAAAGCCACCAGTCCAATCTCGGATATCCGTAAACGTTGTTTTTCCACTGGGATCTCCAGATCTCGGATACTTTGTTAGATCCTTATGCGCTTTATACAGTAAAGCATACTGTTGCTCTGCTAAATCAAATCCGTTTGTTACAAAATCAGTTGTATCAGCACGGAGATAAAAGGGATAAAAAAAAATCAAAAAATAAATGATATATAAGCGATATCTGAAAACTATCATCTTTAAGTTTATGTTACATGCGGCCGAGGGGAATGCGGTCTATATCCCCCTCGGCTTTAATTAAAAAATGAAAAACTAATCTATCCAACCAGGGTTTTGCACCAGATTCACATTCATCTGTATTTCTGAAGTCGGAATAGGCCATACCGTTAAGAAATCACCTTTATAGCTATAGTTTCCAACATTTGTTCCCCAGACTTGCTTACGTCCATTGCCTGCTTGAAATACCGTCTCTTTCCAGGTTCCCCATCGTAACTCGTCAAAGTAATTAATCCCCTCATTCGGGAACTCCACACGACGTTCATTCCGAATGCGTGTACGTAAATCTTCTTTTCCGCCAACAGTGGTTGCTGCATTTGAATTTAACAGTGCAACACCTGCCCTTTGTCGTACTTCGTTGACTTTAGCAATGGCCTCATTCAATTTACCATCTTCATTCAATGCTTCGGCCCACATCAATAAGACATCAGCATAACGAAAAATCGGAAAATCGATAGGCCCATAATTGCGATCTACAATCTCATTTACTCCTTCGGCGACAAATTTTCGATAGAAATAGAAGAAATTAATCTGCGTATCACTCTGAATATCGCCGCCTACCTGTGCCTGCCCACGAAATGGCCAGCGCATAAATTGAAGACTTTCAACATTCGTAAAATTATAGGCACCCCTAAAAGTCGAATAAGGCGTCACGACATTGGCCTGCAAACGGGGATCACGATTTTCATAGGCCTTTTTGATGCGCTCCTCATTGCCTTGGGGCAGATAAAGGCTCATTTTTGCACCTCTTAATACCGCAGCTGCCTTCTCCGCATCTGTCAAGTTGTTACGTAGAAAAAAGACCTCCCTTTCATTTTCGGTTAAACTGCTGTATCCTGGAATAATTTTATCCCATTCAAACTTAGAGCCATCGTTATTTTCGTATAGATCAACCAAGTGTGGTGAAGGCATATAGTAATTCCAGCCTCGCGAATAGACCGAGGGCCAACCGCAAAATAGCTGCATATTATTCCCATATCCCTGTTCACTGCGATGCTGAATGGAAAAAATCATCTCAGGACACTGCTCATTGGCCTCCTTAAACAAAGCTTTATAATCGCCGAACAGGGTGTGGCCAGCATCTTTTACTTTTTGAAAATCAGCCGCTGCTTTTGCCCAATCCTTTCGATAAAGATAAACTTTACCCCGTAAGGCATAAGCTGCCGCTTTAGTTGCATGTCCATAATTTGCATTACCCGCGGGATAACGATCGGGGAAATTGCTTTCAGCAATACAATCGTTCAGGTCAGCCAATATTTGATTCCAAACCTCCTCTTCCGAACTACGTCCTTTAATGGCCTCCGCCGCTGTAAAGGGCTCGAGATAAATGGGTACTCCTTTGTAGAGTTGGTTAAGTCGAAAGTAAAAATAAGCGCGCAGAAATTTAGCTTCCGCAATATATTTTGCTTTCTTTTCTGCTGTAGAAGGCGATTTTATGGGAATATTCTTTAAGGCGTCGTTTGCACGCTGAATACCTTCATATTGAATTTTCCAAACGTTCAAAAATAAGGGGTCTCCCGCGGTAATGGTTCCCGTCAATAAGGGTTCATCAAAACGTGCCTGCCCCGTATAGGAAAAACGATCAAACTGATACAGTTCATAGGGTGAGATCAGTCCACTATGCCCCATCAGGAGCCTAAACGAACTATAGATTCCCGCAACGCCCAAATCTGTTAAATTGTCGGTCGTCCACATCGTTGCCGTGGAAACCGATGAATATGGAGAGGTATCCAAAAGATCTTTTTTGCACCCTACTATACCTGTTAGCAATACAATCGCTAGAAATTTTTTCATCTTTTTCATGGTGTTCATTTAGATTAAAAGGTTAGATTCAAACCCAATGAATATTGACGCATCGTTGGGTAGTTGACGACAGACGAGTTGATCAGCGAAGGATCATTGCTCGCAGGTCCAATTTCCGGATCCAGTCCAGGGAACTTGGTCCATGTCAACAGGTTTTCACCAGCTAAATAAATCCGAAGTTTAGCGATTGAGAAACGTTTTGCTATGCTTTCAGGAAGGGTGTAGCCTAACTGAAGATTACTCAGCTTCACAAAAGACGCATTATACAAATAATAATCGCTGGTACGTCCATTCTGTGCATCGGTCACCCCTTTTAAGCGTGGATAATAGCCATCTATCCGATTGTTGGGATCCGAAGGATTCGCGGCATTATAATAATAATGGTTGTTAGCGACCAATGCCGGGACTGATTTCCCCTGTGCGACGATAGAGGAATTGAGATAAAGTTCATTCCAATAATACGACATACCTGAAGAAGCGGACCAGATCATGGACGCATCAAATCCTTTATAGGCCATGTTGATACTAAGACCATAATTGAATGCTGGTGTTGCCCTTTTGCGCATAAACTTTTGGTCATAGACATTTCCATAAACACCGTCACCGTTCATATCCGAATAAATCAAGTCGCCATACCAGATCTTGGTAGGATCTATCCCGTCGGCGGGCTGAAA
The genomic region above belongs to Sphingobacterium zeae and contains:
- a CDS encoding RagB/SusD family nutrient uptake outer membrane protein — translated: MKKFLAIVLLTGIVGCKKDLLDTSPYSSVSTATMWTTDNLTDLGVAGIYSSFRLLMGHSGLISPYELYQFDRFSYTGQARFDEPLLTGTITAGDPLFLNVWKIQYEGIQRANDALKNIPIKSPSTAEKKAKYIAEAKFLRAYFYFRLNQLYKGVPIYLEPFTAAEAIKGRSSEEEVWNQILADLNDCIAESNFPDRYPAGNANYGHATKAAAYALRGKVYLYRKDWAKAAADFQKVKDAGHTLFGDYKALFKEANEQCPEMIFSIQHRSEQGYGNNMQLFCGWPSVYSRGWNYYMPSPHLVDLYENNDGSKFEWDKIIPGYSSLTENEREVFFLRNNLTDAEKAAAVLRGAKMSLYLPQGNEERIKKAYENRDPRLQANVVTPYSTFRGAYNFTNVESLQFMRWPFRGQAQVGGDIQSDTQINFFYFYRKFVAEGVNEIVDRNYGPIDFPIFRYADVLLMWAEALNEDGKLNEAIAKVNEVRQRAGVALLNSNAATTVGGKEDLRTRIRNERRVEFPNEGINYFDELRWGTWKETVFQAGNGRKQVWGTNVGNYSYKGDFLTVWPIPTSEIQMNVNLVQNPGWID
- a CDS encoding alpha-L-fucosidase: MKINFLKWKCAAAVGMLLCMTDVANSQTKSLPYEGVAGWQETQDKRMEWFKEARFGLFIHWGLYSAAGGSFEGKKYPQHYAEWIQTWGKIPSKQYAEVLKPKFTLRSFDPKSWAHLAKKTGMKYMVLTSRHHEGFSLFNSQQPYAVKNDVTGTANLSPKGRDLYREIMEAFRQEGMKVGAYYSLLDWQHPDSYEAFQLNPNVDNHQPDHEQYKAYLYGQIKELAQNYGRLDMLWPDFSSKQHEGEAWGTKHILTDLIKWQPNIIINNRFWNGLENKNGDIGTPEKYIPPTGLPGMYWEVSHTMNESYGYSAHDQNWKSFPKIMQLFVETVSKGGNFLLNVGPDGDGGIPEPAVRIMEQIGDWMKINSESIYGTTASPFQALDWGYCTQKNGKLYLHVFDRPADGKINLPIKNKVTAVYALASPKMKLKSTLENGRPAIPVDVFDNNKGPKVIVVEIQGKPIVEESLTQTQADGRIVMNANNAKLQEGKGLKIIGAHTHDPNRPNAIGQWKDLADQVIWDIKIQKPGKYRVLINYLPNPKHQGKILLTALGQKIPFAFINENGTAFKEAVMGTLEVSQQVIGEPSTKVLLQATAIDGDALPEIASITLVPVQE
- a CDS encoding Gfo/Idh/MocA family protein, with amino-acid sequence MKRREFIAKGIVSSLAFTIVPRVVLGGNGFLAPSDRINLGFIGVGKQSYTLMNGLNRCKEIASLAACDVDRNKLAAFIAATAKKQTELSKAQTEIKAYHHYRELLDRKDIDAVVIATPDHWHAQVAVDAAKAGKDIYCEKPLALTIAEGRAMVDATRKYKRVFQTGSMQRSSYNFRQAAELVLNGYIGKIKEINVSVGEPVKQCDLPAMPAPDYLDWDMWVGPSPYRGYNPILSPPLEDDKWAWWRGYRDFGGGYITDWGAHMFDIVQWALGMDESGPVQFNPPKAANSNSGLSFNYANGVRVNHVQWGVHNAIQFIGEKGKIEVSREFIRSNPENLANLKLSSTDRRLYYSDNHYQDWVDAIKKRNKPICDVEIGHRTSSVCNAINIAYELQKDLKWNPQKEQFDNDYANLMRSRPYRGEWDFRKF
- a CDS encoding alpha-L-fucosidase, translated to MIVFRYRLYIIYFLIFFYPFYLRADTTDFVTNGFDLAEQQYALLYKAHKDLTKYPRSGDPSGKTTFTDIRDWTGGFWPGCLWYVFEYTGDDQWRDAALKWTNSLRQNQFNTHHHDIGFVMNCSYGNAYRLTGDTAFKSILIQSAKSLLTRFNAKVGAIKSWDTFSSWDGKHTYELPVIIDNMMNLELLFLASRLSGDSVYRNAAIRHAETTLKNQYRSDYSSYHVVTYDPKTGAVLSRETAQGFSDNSAWARGQAWGLYGFVVMYRETKDPKFLQAALKMADFYARHPRLPVDGVPLWDFDVDQAGFVPNWDYRKEDFSTVPRDASAAAVTASALLELVEYMEPGQQQDYLDLAEKILRSLGSPKYASEVGGNGLFILKHSVGSIPHKGEIDVPLVYADYYYLEALTRWNKRRHRLAQLMKEWQDMNRQKEQALKDFQQQKFGLFIHWGLYAIPAGIWNGQRIEDLGSPSVAEWIQLVAKIPRSTYAKLANQFSPQSFDADNIVKMAKDAGMKYLVVTSKHHDGFALYGSKVSSFNSIQATPFKRDIIQELYDACLRHKLDFGVYYSQNIDWRDGSDAQYKVTKAQHDLAHTKTDAFGANLWDPSKNSFASYLNEKAIPQVKEILTRFKQLKYIWFDMPGLMTAEQSFRFYKTVYDCNPHVIVSERIGNGMGDYAIPGDNRIPDPSEHFNQPWEAIGTFNHSWGYKSYDHDWKNVDELRYWLLEIVSKGGNYMLNIGPDAQGNVPAPVKKNLAILGKWLRLNGEAIYGTSPWTTAHEGPTAIRITDTEQREREGFKASFTASDFWFTQKNDFVYAMALVVPKGGIVNVKSLNQSKAKVKSVEILGFGQVDFQQDDHGLQLKLPKKIENNSLGYALKIKLG
- a CDS encoding LacI family DNA-binding transcriptional regulator, with translation MSQLTIVDLAKKLGLSKSTVSRAFRDNEDINPATKARILAMAEEIGFSPNVYASSLKANKSLTIAIIIPEFGNKFFSQAIKGIEAVARSKGYHTLIYVTDHQVQNEASIVRSLANGRVDGVIISASGEGKDHSHLQLLAERGIPVMFFDRAYDDWKGGYITGNDFDSAYQATKHLIDNACKRIAYLAINPHVSIGKVRKDGYEKALREAGIPIRPELILDTVNDADQNMKDIASLIEKEKPDAIFASVERLAISSIRVAKQLAIRIPEDLKIICFSCLDIADLIDPALSVVKQPAYEMGQLVTKYLLDKMDDPTNEKFANSVYLDSQLIFQKSSLK